Genomic window (Aquila chrysaetos chrysaetos chromosome 22, bAquChr1.4, whole genome shotgun sequence):
AGCCGGCTGATCTGGAGCTGCCGTGCGGCCCTTTCCACCTCGGGGCTGGTAAAGCTGGAAGCGTCCTGTGTCACGGCAGCGATTCTGCcggagctgctgcttttctccctcttgcCGATTCTCCCATTCTTGTCTCAAAGTGTAACTGAACTCATGCTTTGAGTTCAGCGGGGGTCGAACTAGAGCTTTCCAAATACGCCTGGAAAAGTGTGTTTGTCCCTCCACTGTCTGAGGAACGACAGGAGACGAACCTTTCAGCTGGTATCTGCTATTGGGCCGTACTTGCTTTTCTAAGAATCCAGCATTCACTCCGTGAGCTCTGATGGATGACCTGAGCTTGGGATGTCGAAACTCGTGgttatttttttgcaagtttaaCTAGGCTTTCACCCCTTCCTGTCTAATGAAGGAGGCTCAAAGTAACGCCCGGGCACTTGGTGGGCTGTCGGGGTGTAAAGGTGAGTAgcttttactgatttttctgtacagatttttttcttgatgtggATCACCACTCCTCACGTCTTGCTGCTTAGTCAGAGGCATAGGGCATACTCTGAGACTGACCAAAGTTGGAGTAGCTAAGCTAAGCCTTCCACTAACTCAAGTGCTTTTTGCAGGATCATCTTGGCTTTTTCTTATGACCTTTGTGGCTTCTCATTATAGATACAGGTGCTATAAAGGGCAATTTAGTTGTACATCTGTGATAGCAGTGCAATGCTACAATGCTTAAGGATTTGCCAATGCCACTGactcccctgctgctgctcaggttGTAGCTAGATTTCATCAGAATGTGAGGATTTCACTTGGACTAGATTTGGGTAAGCAAGAAACAACTATTTCAACGTCTAGGTTATCCTGGATTCTTTAACTGTTTCTTTGCATACAGAAACACCTTTATCCCTAGCTAAGCTCAGATCTTTGTGGGACCATTtattccagctgctgcttggtGGATGTAGAAATAGTGCAGACAAGCGTTCAGACCACAGGCAAAGGGAAACTAATGTCGTCTATCCTTGACGTCAGTGCTTGTCATCTCATTAAGAGCTGTTTACTGATTTAAAACATCCTACTACATTTTACAGCAAGCTTAACTTAGACCCTAGCATGGCTCtaagacatttgaaaataaaatggtgcTCTTTTTGCTGACATTGGCATTATATTTTCATCCCTATGAATATGGCATGAAATATTCCTCCAGAGAAGATCTACTTATTCCAGGTAAGTGGATTAGCTTAGCAAGTGGATAagtagagaaaacaaaaccaaacctatcCTGCTTAAACACCTCTCATCCTGGACTCACATGGAGTGAGTGTGATGAATTTCTTGATAGAAGATCTGTCCTGGCATCTCTTCCTATCTGCGAGTCAAGACAGTGATCTCTACCCAaacctttatttccttttgctacAGGAATTAAAACAAACTGCCAGAAAACTCCAGGAAACTCAGAGGTCAGGAATGTGTCTCCAGATTAACTTGGCAAAAATCGTGCCTTGTGGAATCTTACTTGTTGGTCCTCTATTATAAAAAAGATCAATTCTGTCGCCTGCACCTGGAAAAAGTTAACAAATGCTGTTCCACTTGATAGGATAGATTTGTCTGTTTACCTGTGGTCTATGGTAATGACAGTGTGAGACTGCAGAAAATCCGTGTGTAGACCTAAACAATGGAAGAGAATGACAAAACTTATGTGGGTGTTATGAATGGGATAAGATGCTAATGGGCTTAATAAGTCCAAGTCTCTGACAGCGGCAGTGTCTGCCAGAGGTCCCTTTTGCTGTTTACCGTGGGCTGCTGTGCTCGAGAGCAGCGCTGGAGGGAAAGACCAGTCTTCATCTTCAAAGGCTGAACTTCCACAAGGATTTGGGATATGAAACGTGATCTGTCTGAATGTCTTCCTCGGGGAGAAAACCCTGTCACTGGTCGGGATAAGGAAATGCAGGTAAGTTACAAAGACGGAGTAGGAAGAGTTCGTCTTTGCGTTTTGATGGCATAGGCCATACAGAAACGGCATTCGGGACGGATCTGGAATGAAGACATCATTGCTGTCCACGGAAAGCCTGACTACCTTCAGCGGCAGATTTCCATATGAATCGGCGGCGCTGTGGAGATCAGTCGGGCAGGAATACAAAGAGGTCAGTAGGCACAATCGTGTTGAATAATCTTTTGAACTGTGGTCTGTGTACGTGAGCTGCAGAGGTAACGGCAGAAGTTGCTCTCATCCTTAGTGCTGCTGCGGGAAGCGCAGTGGCCGCGGGGCCGGTGGTGGTGAATGCAAACGGGGGCGGACGAGAGCTGTGTGGGCAGGCGGTGGATTTTACCCTGAAGCTTCAAATGGTGGTCGAAAATCCTCCCGCAGCCGCGCACCCGGAtttgctggggtgggggagcgGAGGACGGTAACATTTATTCCAGTATCCTGCGACACAGACGAGCCTCCGGCAGGAGGCGAGCACAAATGGAGAGCACAGATAGAAAAACTCAGCCCCGTCTCATTTAAAGGAAGATCTCGCCCGTGACTGGGCTCTTTGCTGGCTCCTCCCAAGGGACTGGAGTCACCACGCGTGTTGACTGGGTCTCCTCTCACCTCTGCCCTCCCGTGTCCCCCTCGGCTCCGAGTAGAAGGAAGTGTGGAGTAACCTGCGTTTCTCAGagtctgctctgcttctgtgtCCCCTTTCCGCTCAGTGTTTCATAGTAGGGTGGTCACCTGCGCTGTCAGCAGAGCTGATGGGTAACAGGGAGTATCTCCTGTGGAGAAGTTACCGCCGAACCATTTGACTCTCCTGTTCTCTCAGAGGAATGCTGGGGGGCCGGGCAACGACCGCAGGAAGGGGATCTGTTTCCCcgttttccctcttccttctaCCCTCAATCCTTACAAGACTTGCTCACAGCACCAACGCATGAACGCCCTCATCCCAGTGGCTTGATTAGGAAACACTTCTTGCAACAAAATATACCTAGAAATGTATAGAACTGCATGTGGAACGCCCCTGTTTTTGGAAACACTTCAATTAAACCTCAGCGTTTCTAATAGAGGAACCCCAATCACGGTCAACTTGGGACCTATCCcattaattgaaaaatatgttCAATATAACTTATGGCAAGACCATTTCATTAGGAAAACAAGTGTGACAGATTAATTTCTGGCCACTTAAACTGATGACAGGGGCTACAACTCAAGATGAATAGAGATGACAATAAACacaagtttaaaagaaaataaagcgTCTCCGAGAAGAATTACAGTTCGATGGGATTTTTCTGCCCGTTttaactgaagaacaaaattcaGGCCTCAAAATTAGTGGCAATTAGCAAAAAGCACCGTGTTTCAAACTGGCAGAAGGGTGCTCTACGAAGAAGCTGAGGGGAATCCTATACACTTCTCCTGAACCAATACAGTGAAAATGCTGGGGATAAGATTTCGGAAACAAAGCGAGAAAGAACTTCAGTGCATGGAATGGAAAATGACAAAGATGAAGCAAAAGCGCACGATACCGTAACAGGCAATTCGTGCAGAGAGCCACATGATGCCGCTCTGCCCTAAAAAACCGTATGATGAAAGCGAGCGAAGGGCGGGGAAAACACCTCCCAGTACACATAAAAAAGAAcgcagatgaaaaaaagagcagcGGAGAAGAGGATGTGCAAAGCCTGAGAAAGCATTACTGCACACCTAAACTCGATTCTATACAAAGATCCGTAACGAGAcgctggggagaaaaaggaatcGGTGAAGGCGATGGGCATTTGTGGACCACCACGGCAGTGCTGGGGGCCCGTGGTGcgggtgctggtgctgcaggcGGCCTGGGCGCTGGGCGGCGGGCAGGTGCGCTACTCGGTGCCGGAGGAAGCCAAGGCCGGGACGGTGGTGGGCCGGCTGGCGCAGGACCTGGGCCTGGAGGCGGGCGAGCCGGAGGCGCGTCGGCTGCGGCTGGTGGCGCAGGGCCGGCGGGCGAGCGTGGAGGTGAGCGGGGCGAGCGGGGCGCTGGTGGTGAGCTCGCGGCTGGACCGGGAGGAGCTGTGCGGGAAGAGCGCGCCGTGCGCCCTGCgcctggaggtgctggtggaGCGGCCGCTGCGCGTCTTCCACGTGGAGCTGGAGGTGACCGACATCAACGACAACGCCCCGCTCTTCCCCGCCGCCCGGAAAAATCTCAGCCTCGCGGAATTAACCACGGTGCCCGGTTCTCGGTTCCCGCTGGAGGGCGCGTCGGATGCAGACGTCGGAGCCAACGCGCAGCTCTCCTATACCCTCAGCCCCAGCGAGTATTTTACGCTGGATGTTAAATCCTCTGACGAGAACAGGAAATCCCTGTTCCTGGTGCTCGCGAAATCTCTGGACCGCGAGACGATGGCTGAGCACCGTTTGGTGTTGACGGCGATTGACGGGGGCCGTCCATCGCTGACGGGCACGATGGAGCTGGTGATCTCGGTGCTGGACGCCAACGACAACGCGCCCCAGTTCAACCAGTCGGTGTATAAAGTGCAGCTGCCAGAGAGCGCTGCAGAGGGGACGTTAGTGGTGCGGGTGAACGCCACGGATCCAGACGAGGGTCTCAATAGTGAGTTCTATTATAGCATCGTTAGTTCCCTTCCTGCTGTTAACAGAGGTGTCTTCACCATTGATCCCAAGACGGGCGAAATCAGACTGACGGGCGCCCTGGACTATGAAAACGTCCGTTTCCACGAGATACAAATCGAAGCGAGAGACAAAGGTTGGCCCCCGCTGTCGGGTCACTGCAGCGtggagctggaggtgctggacgtgaacgacaacgcgccggAGGTGTGGGTGACGTCGCTGTCGGTGCCGGTGCCGGAGGACGCGGCGGTGGGGACGGTGGTGGCGCTGCTGAGCGTGTCGGACCGGGACTCGGGGGCGAACGGTCGGGTGCGCTGCGCGGTGTGGCCGGCGGCGCCGTTCGGGCTGGTGGCGACGTTCGCGGGCTCGTACTCGCTGGTGCTGCGGGAGGCGCTGGACCGGGAGCGGGTGTCGGAGTACGAGGTGGAGGTGCGGGCGGAGGACGGCGGGGCGCCGGCGCTGCGCGCCAGCCGCGGGGTGCGGGTGCCGGTGTCGGACgtgaacgacaacgcgccggCGTTCGCGCAGGCCGTGTACACGGTGCTGGCGCGGGAGAACAACGCGGCGGGCGCGGAGCTGGCGCGGCTGTGGGCGCGGGACCCGGACGAGGCGGGCAACGGGCGCGTGAGCTACTCGGTGGCGGAGGGCGTGGGCGGGGGCGCGGTGGCGGGCGGGGGGTGGCGGGCGGCGTCGAGCTACGTGTCGGTGGACGCGGAGAGCGGGCGGCTGTGGGCGCTGCAGCCGTTGGACTACGAGGAGGTGCAGGTGCTGCAGTTCGAGGTGCGGGCGGTGGACGCGGGGGAGCCGCCGCTGTGCGGCAACGCCACGGTGCAGCTGTTCGTGGTGGACGAGAACGACAACGCGCCGGCGCTGCTCCCGGCTgccgggggcgggccgggcggcgggggccgcgggctCGGCGGCGTCGGGGCCGGGCTCGGGCTCGGGGGCGCTGTGGGCGTGGGCGGCGTGGGGGGCGCCGGCTGGGCAGGTGGTGGCGAAGATCCGCGCGGTGGACGCGGACTCGGGCTACAACGCGTGGCTGCGCTACGAGCTGTGGGAGCCGCGGGGGAAGGGCCCGTTCCGCGTGGGGCTGTACAGCGGCGAGGTGAGCACGGCGCGGGCGCTGGAGGAGGCGGACGGCCCGCGGCAGCGGCTGGTGATCGTGGTGCGGGACCACGGGGAGCCGGCGCGCTCGGCCACGGCCACGCTGAGCGTGTCGCTGGTGGAGGGCGCCGAGGCGGCGCTGGCGGCCGCGGGCTCGTCGTCGTCGGgggcggggctgcggccggcggcgggcgcggagggcggcgcggcggcggcggcggcggcggcggcgacgaaCAACGTGTGGCTGGTGGTGGCCATCTGCGCGGTGTCGAGCCTGTTCCTGCTGGCGGTGGTGCTGTACGGGGCGTCGCGGTGGGGCGCCGCGGGCGGCCGTGCTGTCGGGGCCCGGTCCGGCGACGCTGGTGTGCGCCAGCGAAGTGGGGAGCTGGTCGTACTCGCAGCGCCAGAGCCGGAGCCTGTGCGTGGCGGAGGGCGCGGGCAAGAGCGACCTGATGGTTTTCAGCCCCAacttcccgccgccgcccggccccgcggcgaAGGAGACGCAGCCGGAGGCGCCCGCTCTCGTGGACACGGTCAGTGCCCCCCCCTTTGTCGCCTCTCGCCCCTTCCCCCTTCTTGTGGCCCTGGTCGCCCGGCCCCTGGGCAGGCGCTGGTGGGAGTCGAGCTCAGGCGGTGGGGGCTTGGCGGGTGCTTCGGGCTTGGCGGGTGTTTCTTAAGGGTGTTCACGGGACCTTTGCGTCCTTGCCGGAGCCCCCGGGCTCTCGGTGTGGGGGAGGAAGCAAGCAAGGTGTTGCCGCACCCCGCAGCGGTGGCCGTCCGAAGCTGAGCTTTGCCGTCGTGGCTGTGGGCTGTTGTCCCGTGGAATGAAATCCCTGCCGACTGCAATGAGAGGTGCCACGACATCAGCTTTGCGGACGCTCGGGCTTGCTGGTGTGCAGCATTTCCACCCGAGCTTGCTGAAGGGGTGCCAGACACGCAGGCTGTGGTGGTGGCAGTCCCGCAGGCACTATTTACTGCTTCTTAGAGTTGCTTTTTGCTGACCGTGCTGGTATGCGCTGTGGTTTCTTGTCATAAACTCTGTCCTCGTCCTTATTTGATTCCCTTCTGCGAGAGTTGTGATGGAAGGTGACAGTTGGGTGTTCAGGGTCTTCTCTCCCCGTGgtgtaatttctgcatttttgttcGCCCACCGGAGGAATTATGAAAGTAGGGAAGGCAATACGGACTTTTcctatgttttttttccaagtgcgTTGTAAGGCTAGTTGGTAGTGTAAAGTGCTCAGGGAGAAGAGTTTCACCCAACAAGGTAGGTGTTAGAGACGggaatttccttttcattttgttgtttccaGCATCCCCCAGGTTTTGGTCTCTTGTTCGTGGCCAGGGAAGTCATGTGACATACACTGGTCTGTTTTGACGTTCTTCTAATATTTGAATCAACAGCCTCATGGTTACAGAAGCCCTGGAAACATCTTCTTGGGGAAAAcctaacaaacaaacaagcaaaaccgAACAAGcagaacaaacccaaacaaaataaacccaacaaaacaaaacccaaaccagattCTCCCACGTAGTCAATGTCATCTGTTGCAGTGGGGTGCTCATCAActcttgggttgttttttcaGAGCAAGAAATTGATGCTATTGCTATTTAGAGCTGTGACAATGTCACCCGTAGAAACAGTCTTGCTCCCAGGTCTGCAACATTTCCCTTGGAGAGAGCTGAAGCATTGCCAGACATGATGGGTCATCAGCAGAGAGTTTGCTGACAATGTGTACGTGATacctgtgtgtgttttcttcagtggtCTCACTGATGGGAAGCATAAGCAAAAGTCGGATTGAGCCGGGAAAGGAAACTGTGGCATGTCATGGAGGTGATTCTGGCACTGGCATTGAGCAGGGCCTGAGCATTTCCTGATGTGAAGGTTGATTTTGAGCAGTGGGAAGACTTGTCTGTGGGAACCGGAAATCCTTGGGAATTCCATGGCCTATGCCATAAGAAGACAAGAGTGGGAGATGTGTGCTTTTCTTGAGAACACATGTTGGAGAGTGGGGAGTGGAGGCTGCCTGGAGAAAAGCATGAGGCAGGATGGGCAGAGAGTGTTCCTGCCCAGGATTCTTTTCCAGGCTCCAAGAATCTGGAGCTGGAGGCCTTCTGGGTCTTGAGATAGTTACATGGTATTGAAATGCCCACAATGTTGTACGACTATCTCCCAGCAGAGACAGTCCCTTGTGCTGCTGCGTGATTGCCGTAGGCAATGTGTTGGTAGGAGGGGGGTGACATGCAGACTGCTGAATACTGTCTGATGAACCTTTTGGCTCCTGTTTTGGGAAAGATGTTGTGGGAGGGTAGTGTTTCAACCTGCTGTCCTTGTGTAGTGCTGGGCATCTATAGCAGCTTCCACAGCTGTTGATGTTGCCATGAccgtagaatcacagaatggtttgggttggaggaGACCTTAAAGAGGATGTAGTTGCAagccccctgcaatgagcagggacattttCCAGTATATCAGGTTggtcaaagccccatccaacctggccttgaacacttccaggcaAGGGGCATCCACAACTCCTCTGGGAAcgtgttccagtgtctcaccaccctcccAGGAGGTAATTTCTTCCTAGTATCTAATCTAAAACTACCCTCTTTCAGTGTAAAACCATTACGCTTCATCTTATCACTACACTCCCTTATAAAAAGTCCCTCCCTATCTTTGGTGTATGCCCCCTTTAAGTCGTGGAAGGACGCTATAAGGTCTCTgcggagccttctcttctccaggctaaacaaccccaagtCTCTCAACCTGTCACAGgggaggtgctgcagcccccctgatcatctttgtggccctcctctggacccgctcgaGCAGgaccatgtctttcttatgctgtgtgccccagagctgaacagagtactccaggtggggcaccacaagagcagagtagagggagagaatcacctTCCCCAACCTGCGAGCCACACTTCCTTTGGATGCCGCCCGGGACATGATTGGCTTTCTAGGCTGTGAGCacacgttgctggctcatgttcacTTTTTCATCCACCCGTACCCCCAAGTCCGTGTGCACAGGGCTGCTCCCAATCCACTAATTGCCAGGGCTGTACCCACGTTTGGGATTACCCCGACCCAGGTGGTGCAGGACCTTgtgcttggccttgttgaacttcatgaggtttgcacgggcccagctctcaagcctgtcaaggtccctctggatggcatcccttccctctggaGTACGAACCGCagcactcagcttggtgtcatgtgcaaacttgctgagggttcactcaatcccactgtccatggCCCCGACGAAGATGTTAAGTAATACTGTTCTCCATACAGGCCCCTGAAGGACACCACTCGTTGCTGATCTCCACCCATACACTGAGCTGTTGAGCGCAACTCTTggagtgtgaccatccagccaattccttatccaccaaatGGTCCACacgtcaaatccatgtctctccatttTAGAGGCAGGGATGTTGTGTAGGACagtatcaaatgctttgcacaagtccaggtagatgatgtcagtcatgttcccttatccaccaatgctgtaaccctgcAATAGAAGACCACCagaaatttgtcaggcatgactTGCCATTAGTGAAGCCAcgttggctgtcaccagtcacctctctgttttccatgtgccttagcataaTTTCCTGGAGGATCTGCTTCACAgtcttgccaggcacagaagGGAGACTGGCTGGCCTGCAGTtgcccaggtcttcctttttttgccttttgaaaaatgGGGGtaatgtttccccttttccagtcactgggaactTCCCCAGTCTgtcatgacttttcaaatatgaggGATAGTGGCTTGGCAACTTCATctgccaattccctcaggaccctcAGATGTATCTCATCAGGTTCCATGGACTTGTGCTCATTCACAGTCTCCAACCTCATCTTCTTCTACGGTGGGCAGGACTTCATTCTCCCAGCTGAGGTTTGCAGTTGTGGGTGTGAATTGTTCTTCTGTAGAATAAAATCACTGCCGATTGCGTTAGAGGTGCCACACCACCAGCTTTGCAGACGCTCTTGCTTGCTGGCGTGTAGCATTTCCACTCAAGATTGATGAAGAAGTGTGAGACATGCAGGCTGTGGTGGTGGCAGCCCCCCAGGCACTATTTTCTGCCATTTCCGTTGCTGACTGCTGTCTGCGCTTGGATCGGATGTGCTTTCTTGTCACAAACTCTGTCGTCCTCCTCTTTGATTCTCCTCTGGAAGAGACGTGATGGAAGGTGACAGTTGAGACTTGAGGGTTTTCTCTTCCCATGGTGTAATTTCTCCATTTTGGTTGGCTGAGCAGAGTGGTTATGAAAGTAGGGAAGGCACTGCGGGCTTTtcctatgtttttttccaactgtgTTGTAAGTCTAGTTCATAGGATAAATTTTTCAGGGAGAGAGGTGTGACCGAATAAGGCAGGTGTTAGAAATgggaattttcttttgctgctccccctttcccccaggTTGTGGACTACGTTCCTCACCAGTGAAGTGTCATGACATATGCTGGCCTGTTTTGATGTTCTCTCGATATTTGGATCAGCAGCGACAACCTTAAAGAATCCACGCAAGCCTTGTTTtcaacccccaaaccccaaccatCCCCAAATTGTCCGACACGTTAGATATCATCCATTACAGTGATGTGCTCGTCAGCATTTGGGTTGCTCTCTCACAGCATGAAATCAATGCCCATTGCCACTAGAGCTGTCCCAATATCATGGGTTTAGGAAAGGCatgtcctgcttgactaacctgatctccttctttGACAAGACgacccgcttagtggatgagagaaaggctgtggatgttgtttgcctggactttagtaaagtcTTTGACACCGTTTCGCACAGCGTTCTCgtggagaaactggctgctcatggcttgggCGGTTGTACTGTTTGGTGGGTAaacagctggctggctggccgggcccaaagagttgtaGTGAACAGAGGTAAATCCAGATGGCGGCCGGTCACAAGCGGTGTTCGCCAGGGTTCATTcttggggccagttctgtttaatatcctTATCAGTGATCCGGATGAGGGAGTCGAgcgcaccctcagtaagtttgcagacgacaccaagttgggcgggagtgttgatctgcttgagggtagagACTCTGCAGAGGGGTCTGGAgaggctggatcgatgggccgaggccagcTGGATGAGCTTCAAGAAGGCtgagtgccaggtcctgcatgTGGGTCATAACAACCCAGTGCAAggctgcaggcttggggaagagtgactggaaagctgcctggaggaaaag
Coding sequences:
- the LOC115334439 gene encoding LOW QUALITY PROTEIN: protocadherin alpha-2-like (The sequence of the model RefSeq protein was modified relative to this genomic sequence to represent the inferred CDS: inserted 2 bases in 1 codon; deleted 1 base in 1 codon): MGICGPPRQCWGPVVRVLVLQAAWALGGGQVRYSVPEEAKAGTVVGRLAQDLGLEAGEPEARRLRLVAQGRRASVEVSGASGALVVSSRLDREELCGKSAPCALRLEVLVERPLRVFHVELEVTDINDNAPLFPAARKNLSLAELTTVPGSRFPLEGASDADVGANAQLSYTLSPSEYFTLDVKSSDENRKSLFLVLAKSLDRETMAEHRLVLTAIDGGRPSLTGTMELVISVLDANDNAPQFNQSVYKVQLPESAAEGTLVVRVNATDPDEGLNSEFYYSIVSSLPAVNRGVFTIDPKTGEIRLTGALDYENVRFHEIQIEARDKGWPPLSGHCSVELEVLDVNDNAPEVWVTSLSVPVPEDAAVGTVVALLSVSDRDSGANGRVRCAVWPAAPFGLVATFAGSYSLVLREALDRERVSEYEVEVRAEDGGAPALRASRGVRVPVSDVNDNAPAFAQAVYTVLARENNAAGAELARLWARDPDEAGNGRVSYSVAEGVGGGAVAGGGWRAASSYVSVDAESGRLWALQPLDYEEVQVLQFEVRAVDAGEPPLCGNATVQLFVVDENDNAPALLPAAGGGPXAAGAAGSAASGPGSGSGALWAWAAWGAPAGQVVAKIRAVDADSGYNAWLRYELWEPRGKGPFRVGLYSGEVSTARALEEADGPRQRLVIVVRDHGEPARSATATLSVSLVEGAEAALAAAGSSSSGAGLRPAAGAEGGAAAAAAAAATNNVWLVVAICAVSSLFLLAVVLYGASRWAPRAAVLSGPGPATLVCASEVGSWSYSQRQSRSLCVAEGAGKSDLMVFSPNFPPPPGPAAKETQPEAPALVDTVSAPPFVASRPFPLLVALVARPLGRRWWESSSGGGGLAGASGLAGVS